The genomic region AGCGCCTCCCaggctgtgccccccccaggcTGGGTTGTATGGGCCCAagggagctgcagctgcacccAGGCAGGAAACCACagcacaaggggggggggggcctgggCCCCCCGAGGACACCACGTCCAGCCCCACTCTATAAATAGCCTGGCAGGATgcagatgggggggggggggggggtcccaaaACTGCTGCCCCCCAAACCCAGGGTGGGTTCTGCTCACACCAATGGGGCTGTTCCTGTCTCCTGCCCTCCCAACCAACCTGGTGCCTATGGGGAGGGGTGAGGGGTCTGAGTCTGGGgcagcccccccagccctgaaccctgctccacagctgcccCACTGGGGCCCAGCAGGGAGAGGGTTGGTTCCTGTTTCACCCTCCGTCAGCACACACAGGGAGGGCACTGCCCATCCTGGCCCCTCGGGCCCCATCCTCatgccccatccccatccccatcccatccccatcccattcccatcccatcccctgcatcccccgTCCACCCTCCTCTCAGCCAACACGTTTATTTCATCACTCATTACACGGCCTCGCCTCCCTGCGCCCCTCACCGCGGCCTCGGGTCTGCTCCGGTGCGGGGGGGGCAGGATCCGTCCCGGTGCGAGCAGAGCACAGGATCCggtgcccagcagcaggacGGGGTTGGGGGgtcccctgcagcccctgccccacaccgCAGGGCtgtaggggggggggggcattaGCGGTGCTAATGCAGCTTGCAGTGCACGGGGTGCAGCAGGGCCATGTGCTCGGCCCCCTTGAACGGCAGCTTCTCGGTGGAGTAGTGATGCACAAcctcagggatgctggagaagccGCCGCTGCTCTGGCTGAGCGTGTACTTGTTGTCCTTGGTCTGGGCAACGATGATGTGGACGCAGCCCTGGCTGGTCCTGGGGGCCGGTGTGGGGCGTCAGAGccgtccccgtccccccccacCCGGCGCCCGCCCCCCCCACGGCCGCATCCACCCCTGTTTGTTCCCGTCCCGCTCCGATTGTTTCGGCTCCAGGGGCTCCGCTTCCTCAGGAAGGAAACGGCACCGGCGCTGCCGACAATGCgcaggggagggggggatcCGCCAGCACCAGCCCCCCCAGTCCCAGTGCggctgctcccatcccatcACTGCGGCTCCGACACTCACTTGAGCGCTATGGAGTACTTGCCGCTGCCGCTCTCGCTGGTGCGCACCAGGAACCCGGCCTCCCGGCACGCCTGTAACCGGCTCTCGGCCTCTGCCCTGGTGATGGCTCCGTGGTACCACCTGCGGGGGATGCTGAGCGGGGGCAGAGCcgcagggaccccccccccgaGCCCTTCCCGTTTCCTGCCCTGCACTCACGGCTGCTTCTCCAGCGCCAGGGCCGGGTCCACCCTCTCCCCTTCGCTGTGCTCAGGCCCCGTCGGCTTCAGCATCTTGGGGGTCCAGCTCTTCTGGCGGAGGTGCTGCCGCGGAGCCTCCTCCTTGGGCCGCTCCGAGCTCTCGAACTGGACTGAGGGGGTGACAATGGGATGAGGGTTTGACAGGCACTGACACCTCCATCCCCACCTCCAGCCCTGGCCCCAACCAGAGCACTGCACCCCgagtgagcagggacacctccagctacagcaggatgctccagtccctgtgtccaacctggccttgagcactgccagggatggggcagccacagctgctctgggcaccctgtgccagcgcctcagcaccctcccagggaacagcttctgcctaagagctcagctcagtctctcctcttTTAGTGCAAAATCACCTCCCattgccctatcactacaggccctactaaaaagctggtccccatccctgtcctcagccctcatcctcatccccatccctgccccagccctctcCTCATCCTCGtccctctccccatcctcatccctgtcttcagccctctccccatccccatccctgtccccaggcctctccccatccccatccctgtccccagccctCTCCTCATCCttgtccccatcctcatccccatcctcatccctctccccatccctgtccttaCCTGACAGTGCTTTGACGATCTGCTCCTTCTTCCACTCCCAGGGCTGCTCATACTCCCCCTCCGGCCGCTCATCGTTTTCAGGCAGTCTCCCGTCCCCAGCCCTGGGCCTGCGCTCGGGGGTGCCCCCGGTCACCCCGTCCCCAGGCTCATAGGGGGTATCATAGAGCTGCGGCCCCTTGCCCACCGCCTCCTTGCCCCCCGGCCACTTGGCCGGCTCCAGCttgccccccccctccccaggctCGTCCAGCAGCAGGATGGCTTTGACCAAGGGGTCCTTGGAGCCCCGACGGCGGATTTCTGTGGGTCAGAGGGACTGTGGGTCAGGGAAGGGCTGCGACACCCACTGCTGCCACCCCAGAACCTGCCCCTGGGGGGGACATGCGCCCCATGGTACGGATACCCCACTGGGAGGTGCTGGAGGAGAACAGGGTCCATCCTCATGGCTGTTACCACACCACAGGAGGGGTCTATGGCAGCAGGATGCTACACCCcacactgcagctcagccccacaggagGCTCTGCAGCCCCCGGCCCCCCACTTCACCCCATGGCGCCAGGCTCTGCCAAATGGCC from Melopsittacus undulatus isolate bMelUnd1 chromosome 20, bMelUnd1.mat.Z, whole genome shotgun sequence harbors:
- the SHE gene encoding SH2 domain-containing adapter protein E, whose amino-acid sequence is MAAKWFKEFPSNLKTVSERTRPSSGSLGKSRKNSGAELGGGRAGPGGGRLSRDNLQGLLQAATGKMRKNCRVEGGAPEGPPKPCGTYINRLIKVEAPERNGKGHPGPPPAAEQDKGRTPRTETVIILEDYADPYDAKRTKGQRDAERLGENDGYMEPYDAQQMITEIRRRGSKDPLVKAILLLDEPGEGGGKLEPAKWPGGKEAVGKGPQLYDTPYEPGDGVTGGTPERRPRAGDGRLPENDERPEGEYEQPWEWKKEQIVKALSVQFESSERPKEEAPRQHLRQKSWTPKMLKPTGPEHSEGERVDPALALEKQPWYHGAITRAEAESRLQACREAGFLVRTSESGSGKYSIALKTSQGCVHIIVAQTKDNKYTLSQSSGGFSSIPEVVHHYSTEKLPFKGAEHMALLHPVHCKLH